From the genome of Desulfobotulus mexicanus, one region includes:
- the cas8c gene encoding type I-C CRISPR-associated protein Cas8c/Csd1 encodes MILQSLTAFYDRMVQEPESHIPLPGFSNQGIHFCLTLSKEGQLTGDPIDLRVDGKPRQLIVPQAVKRSSGVAANFCWDNTTYVLGADEKNKPEQAKARFEAFKTLFHLVTDKNEDTGVKALSLFLETWNPEAANSLRFWDEMTGSNLVFRLEGDNLFLHQRPAIIKAWKKYLEQDNDTKSGHCLVSGEIEPISRLHPAIKGIPGAQTSGAALVSFNLPSFTSFGKEQNLNAPIGNTATFAYTTALNYLLDRSNRRKIQIGDATTIFWAEKTSPVEDLFSFMVDPDLIHDEGYQSQSTEQDKKELEQKLHAVLKATASGHRPKELDQEDNLFFILGLSPNAARISVRFFHVATVRQLTDTIGLHYRQMEIVKQYDNEPDFISPRRILKALAVREDTKNLSPILSGQLMQAIFTGNSYPRSLLAAVMGRIRAEGKIDRIRSGLIKAILMRNQKMEIPIMLDPENTQTGYVLGRLFAILEKLQEEAVPGTNATIRDKFFSSASATPQRTFHVLLKNAQNHLSKLRKDPSSTGLSITRDKMITDIVAMLDTYPAILSIEDQGLFTLGYYHQKKAFFTKKSTPETVEA; translated from the coding sequence ATGATCCTGCAATCCTTAACGGCCTTTTACGACAGGATGGTGCAAGAACCCGAATCCCATATCCCACTTCCAGGATTTTCAAATCAAGGCATCCATTTTTGTCTTACCCTTTCAAAGGAAGGACAACTGACTGGAGACCCTATTGATCTTCGTGTCGATGGAAAACCAAGACAGCTGATTGTTCCCCAAGCAGTCAAACGATCTTCCGGAGTAGCTGCCAATTTCTGCTGGGACAACACAACCTACGTGCTGGGTGCCGATGAAAAAAATAAACCGGAACAGGCCAAAGCCCGCTTTGAGGCCTTCAAAACTCTTTTCCACCTGGTCACCGATAAAAATGAAGATACAGGAGTTAAGGCGCTAAGCCTCTTCCTGGAGACCTGGAATCCAGAAGCAGCGAACTCTTTGCGGTTCTGGGATGAAATGACCGGTTCCAACCTTGTATTCCGCTTGGAAGGAGATAACCTCTTTCTTCACCAACGCCCCGCCATCATTAAAGCATGGAAAAAGTATCTGGAACAGGATAACGATACAAAATCAGGGCATTGTCTCGTGTCTGGGGAAATAGAACCCATCAGCCGCCTACATCCAGCTATCAAAGGAATCCCAGGAGCGCAGACATCCGGTGCCGCCTTGGTGTCCTTTAATCTCCCCTCCTTCACCTCTTTTGGAAAAGAACAAAATCTCAATGCGCCCATAGGGAACACAGCGACCTTCGCCTACACCACAGCCCTTAATTACCTGCTGGATCGCAGCAACCGGAGAAAGATTCAGATCGGTGATGCCACCACCATCTTCTGGGCCGAAAAGACCTCACCCGTTGAAGACCTCTTTTCTTTTATGGTCGATCCTGACCTCATCCATGACGAAGGCTATCAAAGCCAGAGTACGGAACAGGACAAAAAAGAGCTGGAACAAAAACTCCATGCAGTTCTCAAAGCTACGGCCTCAGGCCACCGCCCCAAAGAGCTGGATCAGGAAGACAACCTTTTTTTCATCCTAGGGCTTTCCCCCAACGCAGCCCGCATTTCCGTCCGTTTTTTCCATGTTGCCACTGTCCGGCAGCTTACGGATACCATCGGTCTCCATTACAGACAGATGGAAATTGTTAAACAATACGACAATGAACCAGACTTCATATCACCGAGAAGAATCCTGAAGGCTCTGGCCGTCAGGGAAGATACCAAAAATCTTTCCCCCATTCTTTCCGGCCAGCTCATGCAGGCCATTTTCACAGGCAACTCCTATCCTCGCTCCCTCCTTGCCGCAGTCATGGGACGTATCCGTGCGGAAGGTAAAATCGACCGCATACGTTCAGGTCTGATCAAGGCCATCCTTATGCGCAACCAAAAAATGGAGATTCCCATCATGCTTGATCCGGAGAACACACAGACAGGGTATGTTCTGGGCAGACTCTTTGCCATTCTGGAAAAACTTCAGGAAGAAGCCGTACCCGGAACCAACGCCACTATCCGGGATAAATTTTTCAGCTCCGCATCCGCCACCCCCCAGAGAACCTTCCATGTGCTGCTGAAAAACGCCCAGAACCACCTCTCAAAACTACGGAAAGATCCTTCAAGCACAGGTCTTTCCATCACAAGGGATAAAATGATCACAGACATTGTGGCTATGCTGGATACCTACCCCGCCATTCTCTCCATTGAAGATCAGGGGCTTTTTACCCTTGGCTACTACCACCAGAAAAAAGCGTTTTTTACTAAAAAATCAACCCCTGAAACCGTGGAGGCATAA